One window of the Camarhynchus parvulus chromosome 24, STF_HiC, whole genome shotgun sequence genome contains the following:
- the OAF gene encoding LOW QUALITY PROTEIN: out at first protein homolog (The sequence of the model RefSeq protein was modified relative to this genomic sequence to represent the inferred CDS: inserted 1 base in 1 codon), which yields MRGPRLPALPALLWLALAPLPGRAARAELRVRVRLPGGQVTEESLQADSGADCVSLELRAADGALVTLTADFRQEVKIFRALIXGELERGQSQFQALCFVTRLHRNEIIPSESMAKLRQKNPRTVRQAEEVRGLEHLSMDVAVNFSKAAQLSSHIHNVCAEAREAIYTREEDVKFWLEKGVDGSMFEVLPQGSDLPELQRCRQCPERWRPCLCSYSLSIEWYPCMLKYCKSRDAAGRLSSYKCGIRSCQKGYTFHYYVPQKQLCLWDEET from the exons CTGCCCGGCCGCGCGGCGCGGGCTGAGCTGCGGGTGCGGGTGCGGCTGCCCGGCGGGCAGGTGACGGAGGAGAGCCTGCAGGCCGACAGCGGCGCCGACTGCGTCAGCCTGGAGCTAAGGGCGGCCGACGGCGCCCTCGTCACGCTCACGGCGGATTTCAGACAG GAGGTGAAGATTTTCCGTGCCTTAA ctggggagctggagaggggccaGAGCCAGTTCCAGGCCCTGTGCTTTGTGACCCGGCTGCACCGCAACGAGATCATCCCCAGCGAGTCCATGGCCAAGCTGCGCCAG aaaaacCCCCGGACAGtgaggcaggcagaggaggTGCGAG GCCTGGAGCACCTCAGCATGGACGTGGCTGTGAACTTCAGCAAGgctgcccagctgagctcccacATCCACAACGTCTGCGCGGAGGCCAGGGAGGCCATTTACACCCGGGAGGAAGATGTCAAGTTCTGGCTGGAGAAAG GAGTGGACGGCTCCATGTTCGAGGTTCTCCCCCAGGGCTCGGACCTGCCGGAGCTGCAGCGCTGCCGGCAGTGCCCCGAGCGCTGGCGGCCGTGCCTGTGCAGCTACTCGCTGAGCATCGAGTGGTACCCCTGCATGCTCAAGTACTGCAAGAGCCGCGACGCGGCGGGCAGGCTCAGCTCCTACAAGTGCGGCATCCGCAGCTGCCAGAAGGGCTACACCTTCCACTACTACGTGCCTcaaaagcagctctgcctctgggaTGAGGAAACTTAG